Proteins encoded together in one Impatiens glandulifera chromosome 1, dImpGla2.1, whole genome shotgun sequence window:
- the LOC124909939 gene encoding putative receptor-like protein kinase At3g47110: MRFLLVLQQWALIIIIFITTDALNNNETDHVALLAMKSKILEPFGGGALSSWNESSHFCNWEGVVCGKRHKRVTLIDLTSLGLSGTLSPHVGNLTFLRRLVLYNNTFHGEIPNEIGGLYRLKVLVLQTNSFQGRIPSSLSRCSSLVYLYIANNNLVGTIPEELSSLSMLKRISAYENNLTGAIPKSLGNITSLEVLSAAYNHFGGTIPNNLGQLKNLVELGLGGNQISGMIPSSLYNLSNLNTLSLSFNDLHGSLQPYIGNMFPHLKVLQLQINSFTGQLPNSIGNLTKAKTLAFSHNEFSGKLTVDFSKLVNLEILSLMYNNLGSGDFDEMHFLESLTNCSSLERLNTIMNQFGGVLPDSVGNLSSNMHFFALGGNQLQGMIPPTIGKLINLSLLGLFNNRFTGPIPSTIGKLQKLQRIVLHGNQLSGTIPDSIGNLSLVNLIDFSNNNLEGKIPSSFGNCQRLTSLTLQQNNLSGTIPKELFQVSSLSIVLDLSHNHLSGPLPSEIGELKSLVALDISNNNDLSGEIPSTISSCTSLESLFLQGNMLQGSIPMSMEFMRGLQIIDLSSNNLSGQIPTFLEKLSLINLNLSFNDFNGELPLHGAFANSSSVSVYGNDKLCGGIPSLQLPRCPVKKLNRNFFFSSKRIYAIVGASILGILIIISSLVFYLRKRKRESTSLDLLPKESFVQISYGELLIATDGFSSSNLIGAGGFGFVYRGVLDQIGDVAIKVLNLVNPGATRSFIAECKALKSIRHRNLIKIVTCCSSIDFQGNEFKALVYELMMNGNLEKWLHPSQDTSRPEFNLLQRLRVAIDVASALDYLHNQCELTVIHCDLKPSNILLDQQMVAHVGDFGLARLFYPEIGISHHSSSMGVLGTVGYAAPGMLTDNRTNPVFIFLLA; the protein is encoded by the coding sequence ATGAGGTTCTTGTTGGTGCTACAACAATGGGCACTCATcatcataatatttattactacTGATGCTCTTAATAATAACGAAACCGATCATGTTGCACTATTGGCTATGAAGTCCAAGATCCTGGAGCCTTTTGGTGGGGGAGCTTTGAGTTCATGGAATGAGTCTTCCCATTTCTGCAATTGGGAAGGCGTGGTCTGCGGTAAAAGGCACAAGAGGGTCACTCTCATTGATCTAACCTCTTTGGGTTTGTCGGGCACCTTGTCTCCTCATGTAGGAAATCTCACCTTTCTTAGACGACTGGTGCTATACAACAATACTTTCCACGGGGAAATCCCAAATGAAATAGGTGGCTTGTACAGGCTGAAAGTATTGGTGCTCCAAACGAACAGTTTCCAGGGAAGGATTCCTTCCAGCCTGTCGCGCTGCTCTAGCCTCGTGTATCTATATATTGCAAACAATAATCTGGTGGGAACCATCCCTGAAGAATTAAGCTCCTTGTCGATGCTCAAGAGGATCTCCGCATATGAAAACAATTTAACTGGAGCAATTCCAAAATCTCTGGGCAATATCACTTCTCTTGAAGTATTGTCTGCTGCATATAATCACTTTGGTGGAACTATTCCAAATAACTTGGGGCAATTAAAGAACCTCGTAGAACTTGGATTGGGTGGTAATCAGATCTCTGGTATGATCCCTTCATCATTGTATAACCTCTCCAACTTGAATACATTATCTTTATCATTTAATGATCTTCACGGGAGTCTTCAGCCCTACATTGGCAACATGTTTCCGCATTTGAAAGTCCTTCAACTCCAAATTAACAGCTTTACCGGACAACTTCCAAATTCAATAGGGAATCTTACCAAAGCCAAGACGCTAGCTTTTTCCCATAACGAATTCAGTGGGAAACTGACAGTTGATTTCAGCAAATTAGTGAATCTTGAGATACTTAGTTTAATGTATAACAATTTAGGGAGTGGAGATTTTGACGAAATGCATTTCCTCGAGTCGCTTACTAATTGCAGCAGTTTGGAACGGTTGAACACAATTATGAACCAGTTTGGAGGAGTGCTTCCCGATTCTGTAGGGAATCTATCATCAAATATGCATTTCTTCGCCCTTGGTGGTAACCAACTGCAAGGTATGATTCCTCCAACCATCGGAAAGCTTATTAACTTGTCTTTGTTAGGCTTGTTTAATAACAGATTCACTGGGCCGATACCTAGTACCATAGGTAAACTTCAAAAATTGCAGAGAATTGTCCTCCATGGAAATCAGCTTTCGGGTACTATTCCGGATTCAATTGGAAATCTTTCTTTGGTAAATTTGATCGATTTCAGTAACAATAACCTAGAGGGGAAGATACCTTCCAGTTTTGGCAACTGCCAAAGATTAACATCATTGACTCTTCAACAAAACAACTTGAGTGGAACCATTCCCAAAGAACTTTTCCAAGTTTCATCTCTATCGATTGTTCTCGACTTATCTCACAATCATCTGTCCGGCCCACTTCCTTCAGAGATCGGAGAACTCAAAAGTTTGGTGGCGTTAGACATATCAAACAATAATGACTTGTCCGGCGAGATACCTAGCACTATAAGCAGTTGTACCAGCCTCGAATCACTATTCCTGCAAGGAAACATGCTCCAAGGATCTATTCCCATGTCGATGGAATTCATGAGAGGACTTCAAATCATTGACCTGTCGAGCAATAATCTATCGGGACAAATCCCAACTTTCTTGGAGAAACTTTCCTTGATCAACCTTAACCTGTCCTTCAATGATTTCAATGGAGAATTGCCTTTACATGGGGCTTTTGCAAACTCGAGTTCAGTATCCGTGTATGGGAACGATAAGTTATGCGGCGGAATACCTTCTCTACAACTTCCAAGATGTCCGGTCAAGAAACTGAATCGTAACTTCTTCTTTTCATCCAAACGCATCTATGCAATCGTGGGTGCTTCAATACTAGGAATACTAATCATAATTTCAAGCTTGGTGTTTTACTTGCGGAAAAGGAAAAGGGAATCCACCTCTTTGGATTTGCTGCCCAAGGAGTCTTTTGTGCAAATATCCTACGGCGAGCTCCTCATTGCAACGGATGGGTTCTCTTCCAGCAATTTGATTGGTGCTGGCGGTTTCGGCTTCGTCTACAGAGGAGTTCTTGATCAGATCGGAGATGTTGCGATCAAAGTACTTAACCTTGTAAACCCAGGTGCCACGAGGAGCTTCATTGCAGAATGTAAAGCGTTAAAGAGCATTAGACACCGGAACCTGATCAAGATCGTAACATGTTGTTCAAGCATTGATTTTCAAGGTAACGAATTCAAAGCTTTAGTTTACGAACTCATGATGAATGGGAATCTGGAGAAATGGCTGCATCCATCTCAAGACACTAGCAGACCTGAATTTAATCTACTCCAGCGTTTAAGAGTTGCGATTGATGTGGCTTCTGCACTCGATTATCTTCATAATCAGTGCGAACTCACAGTTATTCATTGTGATCTGAAGCCAAGTAACATTCTTCTTGACCAACAAATGGTTGCACATGTTGGAGATTTTGGACTGGCCAGACTTTTTTATCCAGAAATAGGTATTTCCCATCACAGTAGTTCGATGGGAGTGTTGGGCACTGTCGGATATGCAGCACCAGGTATGTTAACCGATAATAGAACAAATCCtgtctttatttttttgttggcctaa
- the LOC124909950 gene encoding putative receptor-like protein kinase At3g47110 — translation MSMKGDVYSYGVLLLEMLTGKRPTDLMFVDGFNIRNFTSQALTGNAIEFVMDPVILKSDIVIGQRDNCLIAMVKIGLACTEELPQNRMNMTDVVRELQQIKKAIFK, via the coding sequence ATGTCTATGAAAGGAGATGTTTACAGCTACGGGGTTTTGTTACTAGAGATGTTAACGGGAAAGAGGCCTACTGATTTGATGTTTGTGGATGGTTTTAACATTCGTAACTTTACTAGTCAAGCCTTAACAGGAAACGCAATTGAGTTTGTAATGGATCcagtaattttaaaaagtgaCATTGTTATTGGTCAGAGGGACAATTGTCTGATTGCAATGGTGAAGATTGGTTTGGCTTGCACGGAAGAGCTACCCCAAAATAGGATGAACATGACCGATGTTGTTAGGGAGTTGCAACAGATCAAGAAGGCCATATTCAAGTGA